One genomic segment of Streptosporangiales bacterium includes these proteins:
- a CDS encoding tetratricopeptide repeat protein, whose product MSLRPTSTRYPPNVTVGDNTAFARLLASARQRAGLTQEELAARSGTSVRTVSNLERGSVRRPHADTVKRLAVALGLTGTAAASFIGVARGHSLAPPVTVSPVEAAHPPAQLPADLADFTGREETVRHVIGLLTEEHPSAPRVVAVVGAGGTGKSSLATRVATRIRDGFPDGQLVAELHGATAQPARAEDVLTALLHSLGVTAPNVPPSLEERAAMYRSLLDRRRVLVVLDDARDAAQVRPLLPASPGCAVIATSRRSLSELPVPHVELPALDRAEARELFTRIVGAERAREEPDAASAVVDACGGLPLALRIAGSRLVARPGWTIASLAERLTDSRRRLDELRVGDLRVRSSFAVSYHALSGETARAFRLLGVLDHPECGLAPAAALLDTSAEDAERVLDELVDVHLLDSPQPERYRLHDLLHGFARELADDELARHEHVAAVRRALEYAVDTALDAAAVLHPAEADDDRAGRANGFGDVTSALAWLERTTEELTALAEQAAAMPELPPETSAHLLAAIAHGKYATGDWPTIEHLARRILRDVDEARDPALVARAHALLARALTSVHRADEAEPHHERALAGFRALGLRVHEASTLQNVGVRLTRQRRPEDSLHVLDEALRIWTELDHHAGRAWCIWTAGTITSFLHHSDEAREQLEQSLALFRAAGDKRGESVALNNIGHNDILGGRPEQALVYLTESLALSRQLGNRDNEAEVLDSFGEAYAAAAEWDLARHHYELALALRIETRDRHGEARVLTQLGSVLSALGDTEQARDTWTAALRIFEDMGTPAAADVRTLLSGEAHGLWLTEFGLQSHGESVS is encoded by the coding sequence GTGAGCCTGCGGCCCACGAGCACCCGCTATCCTCCGAACGTGACGGTGGGTGACAACACGGCGTTCGCACGCCTTCTCGCGTCCGCGCGGCAGCGCGCGGGCCTCACCCAGGAGGAGCTCGCGGCACGCTCCGGCACGAGCGTGCGGACGGTGAGCAACCTCGAACGCGGCAGCGTCCGCCGTCCCCACGCCGACACCGTCAAGCGGCTCGCCGTGGCACTCGGCCTCACCGGCACGGCCGCGGCGTCCTTCATCGGCGTCGCACGCGGCCACTCGCTCGCCCCACCGGTCACCGTCTCACCCGTCGAGGCGGCACACCCACCCGCGCAGCTCCCCGCCGACCTCGCCGACTTCACCGGACGCGAGGAGACGGTGCGCCACGTCATCGGCCTGCTGACCGAGGAGCATCCGTCCGCGCCGCGCGTGGTCGCGGTGGTCGGGGCGGGCGGCACCGGCAAGAGCAGCCTGGCGACGCGCGTCGCGACCCGCATCCGCGACGGGTTCCCCGACGGCCAGCTCGTCGCCGAGCTGCACGGCGCCACCGCCCAGCCGGCCCGTGCCGAGGACGTCCTGACCGCGCTCCTGCACAGCCTCGGCGTCACGGCGCCGAACGTGCCCCCCAGCCTGGAGGAACGCGCGGCGATGTACCGCTCGCTGCTCGACAGGCGTCGCGTGCTCGTCGTGCTCGACGACGCCCGCGACGCCGCCCAGGTCCGTCCGCTCCTGCCCGCGTCGCCGGGCTGCGCCGTCATCGCCACGAGCCGCAGGTCGCTGTCCGAGCTGCCGGTGCCGCATGTCGAGCTGCCCGCGCTCGACCGCGCCGAGGCACGCGAGCTGTTCACCCGCATCGTCGGCGCGGAACGCGCCCGCGAAGAGCCCGACGCCGCCTCGGCCGTCGTCGACGCCTGCGGCGGGCTGCCGCTCGCGCTGCGCATCGCCGGGAGCCGGCTCGTCGCGCGCCCTGGCTGGACGATCGCGAGCCTCGCCGAACGCCTCACCGACTCGCGCAGGCGACTCGACGAGCTGAGGGTCGGCGACCTCCGCGTCCGCAGCAGCTTCGCGGTCAGCTACCACGCGCTGTCCGGCGAGACCGCGCGGGCGTTCCGGCTGCTCGGTGTCCTCGATCATCCGGAGTGCGGGCTCGCGCCCGCCGCCGCGTTGCTCGACACCTCGGCGGAGGACGCCGAGCGCGTGCTCGACGAGCTCGTCGACGTCCACCTCCTCGACTCACCGCAGCCGGAGCGGTACCGCCTCCACGACCTGCTGCACGGCTTCGCACGCGAGCTCGCCGACGACGAGCTCGCCCGGCACGAGCATGTGGCGGCGGTGCGGCGCGCGCTGGAGTACGCGGTCGACACGGCTCTCGACGCCGCGGCCGTCCTGCACCCGGCAGAGGCGGACGACGACAGGGCCGGCCGCGCGAACGGGTTCGGCGACGTGACGTCGGCGCTCGCCTGGCTCGAGCGGACGACCGAGGAGCTGACCGCTCTGGCCGAGCAGGCGGCGGCGATGCCCGAGCTCCCGCCCGAGACGTCGGCACACCTGCTCGCCGCGATCGCCCACGGCAAGTACGCGACCGGCGACTGGCCCACGATCGAGCACCTCGCCAGGAGGATCCTCCGTGACGTCGACGAGGCACGTGACCCCGCACTCGTGGCGCGTGCGCACGCCCTCCTCGCCCGAGCGCTCACGTCGGTCCACCGCGCCGACGAGGCCGAGCCGCACCACGAGCGTGCACTCGCGGGCTTCCGCGCGCTCGGCCTGCGCGTCCACGAGGCCAGCACGCTCCAGAACGTCGGCGTACGGCTCACCAGGCAGCGCAGGCCCGAGGACTCGCTCCACGTCCTCGACGAGGCGCTGCGGATCTGGACCGAGCTCGACCACCACGCCGGGCGAGCCTGGTGCATCTGGACCGCGGGCACGATCACCAGCTTCCTGCACCACTCCGACGAGGCGCGCGAACAGCTGGAGCAGAGCCTCGCGCTCTTCCGCGCCGCGGGCGACAAGCGCGGGGAGTCCGTCGCCCTCAACAACATCGGGCACAACGACATCCTCGGCGGCCGGCCGGAGCAGGCACTCGTGTACCTGACCGAGAGCCTGGCGCTCTCCCGGCAGCTCGGCAACCGCGACAACGAGGCCGAGGTGCTCGACAGCTTCGGCGAGGCCTACGCCGCGGCCGCCGAGTGGGACCTCGCCAGGCACCACTACGAGCTGGCGCTCGCGCTCCGCATCGAGACGAGGGACAGGCACGGCGAGGCACGCGTCCTCACCCAGCTCGGCAGCGTCCTCTCGGCCCTCGGTGACACCGAGCAGGCCCGCGACACCTGGACGGCCGCGCTGCGCATCTTCGAGGACATGGGCACGCCGGCGGCGGCCGACGTCCGCACCCTGCTCAGTGGCGAGGCGCACGGCCTGTGGCTGACCGAGTTCGGCCTGCAGTCGCACGGTGAGTCCGTGTCCTGA